The stretch of DNA CGTTGATCGGCCTGCCGGGGCTCGGCTTGTACATGGCCGCGCGGGCGCTGGGCCTCAGCGCACACGTCGAACCCGCGGAGCTTTACGACACGTGGTGGCGGATACCCGTGTTGCTGCTGACGGCGTTCGCCAACGGCTGGGCCGAGGAAGTCGTCGTGGTCGCGTTCCTGCTGACCCGGCTGCGCCAGATGCGGGTCAATCCCGTCGCCGCGCTGTTGGCATCCAGCCTGCTGCGCGGTGCCTACCACCTGTACCAGGGCTTCAGCGCGGGGCTCGGCAACGTCGTGATGGGCCTGATCTTCGGCTACGTATGGCAACGCACCGGCAGGCTGTGGCCGCTGATCATCGCGCACGGAATCATCGACTCGGTCGCCTATGTCGGCTACGCGTTGGCGGCGGGCCACCTGAGCTGGCTGTCGTAAGTTCATGCTGTGAACGACAACCGGCCACCGCCACCGGCTCGCGACCCAAGGCCGCCCCGCCGGGAGCCGTCACAAGTGATTCGTCGAGATCCGAACTATCGGCCGCCACCGCCACCGCCGGCCCAGCCCTGGCCCAACCCGCCACCGCGTCGTCCACCGCCGCCACCTCCGCCACGGCGGCCGCCGCCGGTTACGCAGCAGCCACCTCCCCCGCCGAAGCCGAAAAGGCCACGGCGCAAACGATATTGGGGCCGCATGCTGTTCGCATTCCTGTTGGTATTCGTCGTCGCGGTGGTGGCTGGCGGATGGTGGATGGACACCTCGCTGCATCGCATCCCCGCACTCGCCGACTACCCTGAGCGGCCTGCCACCGGCAAGGGCACGACCTGGCTGCTGGTCGGCTCGGACAGCCGCCAGGGCCTGACCCCCGAACAGCAGGCCGAGCTGACCACCGGCGACGACTTGGGCAACGGCCGCACCGACACCATCCTGCTCGTGCATGTGCCGGCCTTCGGGTCAAGCGCGCCGACCACGATGGTGTCGATCCCTCGCGATTCCTACGTGCCGATTCCCGGCTACGGCGAGGACAAGATCAACGCCGCGTTCTCCGAGGGTGGGGCCCCGCTGTTGGCGCAGACCGTCGAGCAGGCCACGGGAATCCGACTCGATCACTACGCCGAGATCGGATTCGCCGGTTTCGCCGTCCTCGTCGACGCGGTCGGCGGCGTGACCATGTGCCCGGCCGAACCGATCAACGACCCGCTCGCAGGCATCGACCTGCCGGCGGGTTGTCAGAAGCTCAACGGCCGCAATGCGCTCGGCTTTGTCCGCACCCGCGCCACCCCGCGGGCCGACCTGGATCGGATGGTCAACCAGCGACAGTTCATGGAGGCGTTGATGCATCGCGCCGCCAGCCCTGCGGTGCTGCTCAATCCGCTGCGCTGGTATCCCATGGCGCACGCGGTCAACGGCGCACTCACCGTCGATCAAGGTGCCCACATCTGGGATCTGGCCCGACTGGCATGGTCGTTGCACGGGGACATCACCACCACGACCGTGCCGATCGGCGAGTTCACCGGCAGCGACTCCGGCTCCGTCGTGGTCTGGAACAGCGACGCCGCGGGCCGCTTGTTCGCCGCGTTGACGTCGGATTCGCCTGTCCCGCAGGACGTTCTGGACGCCGCCAAACCTGGCTAGTCGCGACCCGCGCCGGTCAGCCCGTCCTGCAGCCACCCTTTGGTGCGGCCGGGGTGATTCGTCGCGACCCACGCCACCCCGACGTCGCGGCAGTAGCGGACGTCCTCGTAGTGGTCGACAGTCCAGCAGTACAACGCGCGGCCCTGAGCCGCGGCGCGGTCGACCAACTCGGGGTGCTCGCGCAGCGTCGCGATCGAGGGGCCAACCGCGGTCGCGCCGACGGTGGTGGCCGCGCCGCCGCCCAGATAGCGGGAGGTCTCGCCCAGCAGCACCGTCGGCAGCATCGGGGCAGCGCGCCGGATCCGCCAAACCGCCGCGGCGGAGAAGGACATCACCACCGCGCGGGAAAGATCCGCCGACGCCGGGGACGCGATGCCGTAGCGATGCAGCAACGCGAGCACCTTGCTCTCCACCAGCGCGCCGTAGCGCACCGGGTGCTTGGTCTCGATGAAGAGCTTGACTGGCCGGTTGTGGTCAAGGACAAGCGAGACCAGGTCGTCGAGCGCGAGTAGGCCGGTGTCGCCGTGGCTGCCGTCGGCCCGCCAACTGGGATGCCAAGCCCCGAAGTCGAGCTCGCGTAGCTGGGCCAGGGTCATCTCGCTGACCAGGCCGGTCCCGTTCGACGTCCGGTCGATCCGCCGGTCGTGCACGCATACCAGGTGCCCGTCGCGGGTGAGTCGAACGTCGCACTCGACGCCGTCGGCGCCTTCTTTGAGCGCCAGTTCGTAGGCGGCCAGGGTGTGCTCCGGACGTTCGGCCGATGCGCCCCGGTGCGCCACCACGAACGGATGGCCGCCGAGCAGGCCGTCGCCCGAGTTCATACGGCTATGCTGCCGGGTCCTGGCCTTCAGACTCAACCGCAACGGCCGGGGCTTGGGCTTTTTCGGCTTTTTGGTCGTCGCGGACGATCACCCAGCGCCTGGTCGAGCGTTCCACGGGCTGGCGTTCGAAGCCGAGGAACACCTTCATGGCCAACAGCAGCGCCGCCATGGTCAGCAGGTAGGCGACGATCGTGGTCACCGTGTTGTCTGCGATGCCCTGCGCATCCTGCGTGAAGCTGGTCGCGATCGAGAAGATCGACAACACGTAGCTGAAGGCCCAGACGATCCACCACGTCGCGATCGGTCTGCGCAGCCAGTTCAACCGCTCTTCGACGCCCGCCAACTCGAGCACGAACACCGGCGCCCAGAACAGATTCACAAGCGGCACAAGGCAACCCAGGCGCAGGGCCGCCGCGGAGCGGGGATCGTCGCGGCGGTGATGCGCGTAGGCGGCGGCCCGCCGCGCGATAAGCCAATTGGTCAGCACCACCAGGCTGGCCACGACCATGAACAGTGCAATGACGCTGACGAGCACGCCGGCCCAGGTGGCGGCGAACGCCACGATCTTGTTCAACAAAATCGATCGGTTGACGATGAGCAGCACATACCGCACCACGTGTACGAACGCGGCCACGCCGAGCATCACGATGGTCGCGACCAGCGCGCCACGCACCATTGCCAGCGATGGTCCGGTTCGCGGAGCGGCGGCCGTCTGCACGTCAGACGTCTCGAAGTGGTCGACCAGACCCCATCGCGGAATGGCCCCGTAGCGAGGAGTTGGGCCGAGAGCCCGCGAGCGGCGTCGCGGCGGCGGCGCCGCGCCTGGGCGCACCGCGATCCAGCGGTATCCGGGCGGCAGTGGCCGGCCAGGCGGCCGGTTGCCCTGCCCGAGCGGAGAAGCTGTCGGCCGCCATTCGGTACCAGGCGGCGGCCCCGACGGCGCGTGCAGCGTCCCGTTGCACCGCGGGCACCAGACCCGCCTTCGATCGCGCACGTTCCACCGCGTTCCGCACTGGGAACACACCTGGATCATCGGACCAGCCTAGCGACAGCGGCTCAGATGACGCCTATAGCGCCGTCGTCGGTGATCACGGGACGCCCGGCACTGGCCCACGCCAACATGCCACCCGAGACGTTCACAGGGGCGTATCCGTTGCGAGCCAGGTATTGGGCGACGCGCTGAGATCGGCCACCGGCCTGGCACACGACGAACAGCGTCGCGTCGGCGTCGATCTCGCCTAGGCGCGACGGCACCTCGCTCATCGGGATGTGTTTGGCACCAGGTGCATGACCCCGCTGCCATTCGTCGTCCTCACGAACGTCCAGCAGCACCACGGACCCGTCGAACGTCGAGGGAACATCGGCGATCGGAGCTTGCGTGACCTCGACCTCATCCATACCGCTAATGCTGACACGGCGCCGTGTCAGCGCTCTACTGCCGGAGGCGCTGACTGGCACGTCGATTCGATGTCAGCAATTCGTGACTATCCACAGTTTCCACAAGTTCATCCACAGGCCGTCAACGGGTCAAACCCCGTTTGAGCCGCCCAATCTGTGGGCTTGCTGGGAATTATTGTGGATAACTTTGCGCGCGGACGGCCCGGCGATCAACAGGTTGACTGCCGCCGAGCGAAATGGGTTGCCTCACTAAGTTTCCGAAGGCAAGCACTGGGCTGCCGCCGGCTGTGTCGGCCATTCGGGCGACACATATCGACTCAATTCGGTGCACGCACGGCGCCGCGACGTGTTTGCTGACTGCGGCGCGCCCGCCCGTCGGTGAGCCGCCAGCCTTGGATTTATCCACAGCGTGGTCACGACCCACCCGTCGGCGCTCAGTGACGGGGGTTTCGCGATGCAAGGTGTCGATTTTTCACGCGGAACAAGAGGGGTTATGATCGGCGTCACACGAGCTGTTTGTGACAGATCTCACTGGGGGAGGGCCAAAGATCGTGCAGGTCAGGAGGGTTTGATGGCGTCACATCCGATGGGTCCCGGTTCAGCTGTACCGCCGTCTGAATGGCACAGCACGGCCAACGTCTACACGCGCGGCCAGATGATGGCGTGTCTGCGCGCCGGCGTCATCGCGCTCATTCTGCTGGGCGTTCTCGCCCTCATCGTCTTGTTCTGATTCGCGGCAAAAAAGATCCCCGGCTCATCGTGAGCCGGGGATTCGTTGTAGACGGGGCTGAGCCTTGTCAGGCGGGCGGGTAGACGCCCATGCCCTTGGCCTTCTCGGTCTGCCAGAAGATGTCGGCGATCTCGTCGATGGTTTTGAGCAGCTTCTCGGCGACGGCGACGTCGAGCGACTTCTTGACCTCACCCGCGCCGTGCACGCCGTCCCAGAACAGCTGGTGCAGATTCGGGAACTGCTCGAAGTGCTCCTTGGTGAAGAAGTCGGCCCACAGCACCATCAGGTGATGCTTGACCTCTTCGGCCCGCTGCTCCTTGATGAGGATGGCGCGGGTCTTGAAGTGCTCGTCATCGGAGTCTGCGTACTTCTGAAGGGTTTTCAGGCACGAGAGCGCCTCGATCTTGGCCTGGGCGGGGTCATAGACGCCGCAGTACAGATCGCAGTGGGCATGGGCAGGGGTTGCGTTGGCGAAAAGTCGATGCAGCATGTTCCTAAACCTACCCTTTGGGTGTGGACGGAAACCATCCGCGGCGACGGTGGCCGCTGCGCCGCTTTGCCGTCGTCGAGGATTCAATGCGGCCCACCCTCAATCCCGGCGATGGACTGCTCGCACTGGGCGGTGGCGCCCCCCGACGAGGCCAACTGCGCGTGTTCCCAGACCCCACTCTGCCGTCGCGGTGGCTCGTCAAGCGCGTCGGAGATGTGCGTGGCCGCGGCCGCAGCGCGACATTCGAAGCCCGGTCGGACAATCCGCGCGCAGCCGGGGTTGTCGACTCGCGGCAGTTCGGCTGGGTACCGGCGGCGGGTTCCTATCGCGTGCTGTGGACGGTCCGGGCGCGTTGATCTTGTGCGTGTCCGCTTGCTAGCAGGTTTGACCTGCCTCATTCTGGTCAAATCGACCCATAGGCGTGTCGCGGAGGTACCCGAACACCGATGGCGCGGAGGCGAGATGGAGAACGGATCTGACCGGGCGATCGAGATCGCCCCATTCCATTCGCGCGGGTCGCTCAAAGGGTTCGTGGTATCCGGCCGGTGGCCGGACTCGACCAAGGAATGGGCACAGCTACTGATAGTCGCGGTGCGCATCGCGTCACTGCCCGGATTGCTGTCCACCACAACGATTTTCGGTGCGCGCGAGGAGCTTCCCGACGCGCCGGTGCCCGGAACCGTTGGGCTGGTGGTGGCCGAAGGCACAGTGGTCGGTGAAACAGCCGTGCCCCCAGGGCATTTCGCGGAGCATCAGCCGCCCGCACTGCTCATGCTGCACCCGCCATCGGAAACCATGCCGTCGCTGCCGGAGTGCACCGGCGCGGCATCGGGTTGCGTACTGCTGCCGGGGCTTCCGTATCTGGGTCTCGAGCATCGCGCCGCGTGGGTCGAAGCAGAAGCCGACGGCACCGTGACGTCGATGGTGAGCCGCGTCGGCGTCGATCCCATCAGCCATCCCGACACCGCTATCTTGGCGATGCTGCTTGCGGCATAAGGGTTTTCGAACCATTTGATTCGTTGTCCTGAACACTGGATTCGGGCAGCCGAACTCGCCAGCCAAGTGGCGCAGCCCTGAAATCGCCACTATCCTCGACGAAGTCAGCGAAGGGGAGTAGCCCCCAATCGTCGAGTCGACATACTGGCGTACAGCCCGGCCGACGAACCGCAATGCGGTGGGCGAGACCTTCGACCGAAGTCTGACGGGTCGCGAGCAATTGACCCGTCGGCGACGTG from Mycobacterium sp. JS623 encodes:
- a CDS encoding CPBP family intramembrane glutamic endopeptidase, whose translation is MIEPADELIVPQRRGLRIEVAVVLAVTFGMSAYTAFLQLIEAVLLGLAGRRVALNPRRSPFDLIDLGLNLAVTFQLVAWGALAVYLLWRSGFGPASIGLGKICWWPDVLGGLGLAALIGLPGLGLYMAARALGLSAHVEPAELYDTWWRIPVLLLTAFANGWAEEVVVVAFLLTRLRQMRVNPVAALLASSLLRGAYHLYQGFSAGLGNVVMGLIFGYVWQRTGRLWPLIIAHGIIDSVAYVGYALAAGHLSWLS
- a CDS encoding LCP family protein, with protein sequence MNDNRPPPPARDPRPPRREPSQVIRRDPNYRPPPPPPAQPWPNPPPRRPPPPPPPRRPPPVTQQPPPPPKPKRPRRKRYWGRMLFAFLLVFVVAVVAGGWWMDTSLHRIPALADYPERPATGKGTTWLLVGSDSRQGLTPEQQAELTTGDDLGNGRTDTILLVHVPAFGSSAPTTMVSIPRDSYVPIPGYGEDKINAAFSEGGAPLLAQTVEQATGIRLDHYAEIGFAGFAVLVDAVGGVTMCPAEPINDPLAGIDLPAGCQKLNGRNALGFVRTRATPRADLDRMVNQRQFMEALMHRAASPAVLLNPLRWYPMAHAVNGALTVDQGAHIWDLARLAWSLHGDITTTTVPIGEFTGSDSGSVVVWNSDAAGRLFAALTSDSPVPQDVLDAAKPG
- a CDS encoding glycerophosphodiester phosphodiesterase; the protein is MNSGDGLLGGHPFVVAHRGASAERPEHTLAAYELALKEGADGVECDVRLTRDGHLVCVHDRRIDRTSNGTGLVSEMTLAQLRELDFGAWHPSWRADGSHGDTGLLALDDLVSLVLDHNRPVKLFIETKHPVRYGALVESKVLALLHRYGIASPASADLSRAVVMSFSAAAVWRIRRAAPMLPTVLLGETSRYLGGGAATTVGATAVGPSIATLREHPELVDRAAAQGRALYCWTVDHYEDVRYCRDVGVAWVATNHPGRTKGWLQDGLTGAGRD
- a CDS encoding DUF4328 domain-containing protein; this encodes MIQVCSQCGTRWNVRDRRRVWCPRCNGTLHAPSGPPPGTEWRPTASPLGQGNRPPGRPLPPGYRWIAVRPGAAPPPRRRSRALGPTPRYGAIPRWGLVDHFETSDVQTAAAPRTGPSLAMVRGALVATIVMLGVAAFVHVVRYVLLIVNRSILLNKIVAFAATWAGVLVSVIALFMVVASLVVLTNWLIARRAAAYAHHRRDDPRSAAALRLGCLVPLVNLFWAPVFVLELAGVEERLNWLRRPIATWWIVWAFSYVLSIFSIATSFTQDAQGIADNTVTTIVAYLLTMAALLLAMKVFLGFERQPVERSTRRWVIVRDDQKAEKAQAPAVAVESEGQDPAA
- a CDS encoding rhodanese-like domain-containing protein encodes the protein MDEVEVTQAPIADVPSTFDGSVVLLDVREDDEWQRGHAPGAKHIPMSEVPSRLGEIDADATLFVVCQAGGRSQRVAQYLARNGYAPVNVSGGMLAWASAGRPVITDDGAIGVI
- the sodN gene encoding superoxide dismutase, Ni, encoding MLHRLFANATPAHAHCDLYCGVYDPAQAKIEALSCLKTLQKYADSDDEHFKTRAILIKEQRAEEVKHHLMVLWADFFTKEHFEQFPNLHQLFWDGVHGAGEVKKSLDVAVAEKLLKTIDEIADIFWQTEKAKGMGVYPPA